From the genome of Streptococcus lutetiensis, one region includes:
- a CDS encoding FAD-containing oxidoreductase produces MKTYDLLVIGFGKAGKTLAAKMSSLGKKVALVEESSSMYGGTCINIGCIPTKTLIHAAENHLTFEQAMAEKEVVTHRLNQKNKANVVNAGVDLYDAKASFVSNKVIKIVAGEDSEQITADTIVINTGAISNRLPIPGLKESKNVFDSTGIQKLETLPQRLGIIGGGNIGLEFASLYANLGSKVTVFETANRILPREEDVVAQLAKEYMEEDGISFVLNAQINALENDEDDNVILSNHGQKMSFDAVLYATGRKPNITDLGLENTDIVVTDRGAIEVDNYCETSVPNVYAVGDVNGGLQFTYVSLDDYRIVFNKLTGQSDYNASQRNNIPTTLFINPALARVGLTEKEAAEANLPYKANELMVSAMPRAHVNGNLRGIYKVIVNEKTQDILGATLFGEGAQENINLIKLAMDNHIPYTYIKNQIFTHPTMAENLNDVFNF; encoded by the coding sequence AGACACTTGCTGCTAAGATGAGTTCTCTTGGCAAGAAAGTTGCTCTTGTTGAAGAAAGTTCTTCAATGTATGGAGGAACTTGTATCAATATTGGCTGTATTCCAACAAAAACATTAATCCATGCAGCTGAAAATCATTTAACATTTGAGCAGGCAATGGCTGAAAAAGAGGTGGTTACGCATCGATTAAATCAAAAAAATAAAGCCAATGTGGTCAATGCTGGTGTAGATCTTTATGATGCTAAAGCAAGTTTTGTCTCTAATAAGGTTATTAAAATAGTTGCTGGCGAGGATAGCGAACAGATAACAGCTGATACTATAGTGATTAATACAGGCGCCATTTCAAATCGTTTGCCTATCCCAGGATTAAAGGAATCTAAAAATGTCTTTGACAGCACTGGTATTCAAAAATTAGAAACTTTGCCACAAAGGTTAGGAATCATTGGAGGGGGTAATATCGGGCTTGAATTTGCCAGCCTTTATGCTAATCTTGGTAGTAAGGTCACCGTTTTTGAGACTGCTAACCGTATTTTGCCACGTGAGGAGGATGTCGTTGCGCAGCTAGCAAAAGAATACATGGAAGAAGACGGTATTTCCTTTGTTTTAAATGCTCAGATAAATGCTTTAGAAAATGATGAAGATGATAATGTTATTTTAAGCAATCATGGTCAGAAAATGAGTTTTGATGCTGTCCTTTATGCGACTGGTCGTAAACCGAATATTACTGACTTGGGACTTGAAAATACAGATATTGTGGTAACAGACCGTGGTGCCATTGAGGTTGATAATTATTGTGAAACTAGTGTTCCAAATGTTTATGCTGTTGGGGATGTCAATGGCGGACTCCAATTTACTTATGTGTCATTGGACGATTATCGCATAGTTTTTAATAAATTAACTGGACAGAGTGATTATAACGCTAGTCAGAGAAATAATATCCCCACTACATTATTTATTAACCCTGCTTTGGCACGTGTAGGTTTAACAGAAAAAGAGGCTGCAGAGGCAAATCTTCCCTATAAAGCAAATGAATTAATGGTTTCAGCTATGCCTAGAGCTCATGTTAATGGTAACCTTCGAGGTATTTATAAGGTTATTGTTAATGAAAAAACACAAGATATTTTAGGAGCAACTCTTTTTGGTGAAGGTGCTCAGGAAAATATAAACCTGATTAAGTTAGCTATGGATAACCATATTCCATACACTTATATTAAGAATCAAATATTTACGCATCCTACTATGGCAGAGAACCTTAATGACGTTTTTAATTTTTAA
- the pbp2a gene encoding penicillin-binding protein PBP2A has product MTKFKMIKEKLLSFFKSEKEEVPFKNHISQENDNDYLADDLSDFETENTEEQAAPTYQRSKGYHEKAKKQPAWLQKLSRFMPSPKNPIRRFWRRYRVGKILLILVGIGVLAIGSYLFAVAKSTNVSDLQDALKATTVIYDKNDNQVGSLSGQKGTYVELNAISDNMKNAVIATEDRSFYKNGGINYSRFFLALFTMGRFGGGSTITQQLAKNAYLSQEQTVTRKAKEFFLAIELTKKYSKDDILTMYLNNAYFGNSVWGVQDASRKYFGTDAANLTVEQSAILAGMLKGPEIYNPYYSVENATNRRNTVLGVMVDAGKITQAEANQAKQVDIASELNDTYTGNSDDYQYGSYFDAVIQEAEKKYGLSENDIINNGYKIYTELDQNYQANMQAVFDNTAYFPVSDYDGQTAQGASVAMDPSTGAVRGLVGRVSPSSATFRSFNYATQTSRSPGSTIKPLVVYSPAVASGYAITTDLPNTPRDYDGYSPTNYAGIETADLPMYQALANSYNIPAVYLLHKIGVSKGMSYGQKFGLNMKNVKEELGVALGGGVTTNPLEMAQAYATFANGGVMPKGHLITKIENASGQVIAEFKPSTKRVISQSVANKMTSMMLGTFSNGSAVNANAYGYTIAGKTGTVEANFNADLTSDQWVIGYTPDVVIAQWIGYDSTDENHYLTDASSGTASIIFSAVASSILPYTAGTEFTVENAYSQNGYDLVYSANGQTATSQSSSSDNILDKVQESAQNAGDKIGRAVKDAWDNFSSWFNKQTN; this is encoded by the coding sequence ATGACAAAATTTAAAATGATTAAAGAAAAGCTTCTTTCTTTTTTCAAATCAGAAAAAGAAGAAGTGCCTTTCAAGAATCACATCAGTCAGGAAAATGACAATGATTATCTGGCTGATGACTTAAGTGACTTTGAAACTGAAAATACTGAAGAGCAGGCAGCTCCAACCTACCAACGTAGTAAAGGGTACCACGAAAAAGCAAAGAAGCAGCCAGCTTGGCTGCAAAAGCTTTCGCGTTTTATGCCATCACCTAAGAATCCTATTAGACGTTTTTGGCGTCGTTACCGAGTTGGAAAAATCTTACTCATTTTGGTTGGTATTGGTGTTTTAGCCATTGGCTCTTATCTTTTTGCTGTTGCCAAATCAACCAATGTCTCAGATTTGCAGGACGCATTGAAGGCAACAACTGTTATTTATGATAAAAATGACAATCAAGTTGGTTCGCTTTCAGGGCAAAAGGGAACTTACGTTGAGTTAAATGCCATTAGCGATAACATGAAGAATGCGGTAATTGCAACAGAAGACCGTTCATTTTACAAAAATGGCGGGATTAATTACTCTCGTTTCTTCTTAGCTTTGTTCACCATGGGACGTTTTGGTGGTGGGTCAACCATCACGCAACAATTGGCTAAAAATGCTTATCTAAGCCAAGAACAAACGGTCACTCGTAAAGCCAAAGAATTCTTCTTAGCGATTGAATTGACCAAAAAATACAGTAAAGATGATATCTTGACCATGTATTTGAACAATGCTTATTTTGGAAATTCGGTTTGGGGTGTCCAAGATGCCAGCCGCAAGTATTTCGGAACGGACGCTGCCAATCTGACTGTTGAACAATCAGCTATCTTAGCAGGGATGCTAAAGGGTCCTGAAATTTATAACCCTTACTACTCCGTAGAAAATGCGACAAATCGCCGCAATACGGTTTTAGGTGTTATGGTTGATGCAGGCAAAATCACACAAGCAGAAGCCAATCAAGCTAAGCAAGTTGATATTGCAAGTGAATTGAATGATACTTATACTGGCAATTCTGATGATTATCAGTATGGTTCATACTTTGATGCGGTTATTCAAGAAGCTGAGAAAAAATATGGCTTGTCTGAAAATGATATCATCAACAACGGCTATAAGATTTACACAGAATTAGACCAAAACTATCAAGCAAATATGCAGGCTGTTTTTGATAACACAGCTTATTTCCCAGTATCTGATTATGATGGTCAAACAGCCCAAGGAGCTAGTGTTGCCATGGATCCGTCAACTGGTGCAGTTCGTGGTTTGGTTGGACGTGTCAGCCCAAGTTCAGCAACTTTCCGTAGCTTTAACTACGCGACACAAACCTCACGAAGCCCTGGTTCAACCATTAAACCTCTAGTGGTTTACTCACCAGCTGTTGCTTCAGGTTACGCCATTACGACTGATTTACCAAATACACCTAGGGATTACGATGGTTATTCTCCAACGAACTACGCCGGTATTGAAACAGCAGACCTTCCAATGTATCAAGCTTTGGCAAATTCATACAATATCCCAGCGGTTTACTTGCTTCATAAAATCGGTGTTAGCAAGGGAATGAGCTACGGTCAAAAATTTGGTCTTAACATGAAAAATGTTAAGGAAGAGTTGGGCGTTGCCCTTGGTGGTGGTGTTACAACCAACCCACTTGAAATGGCTCAAGCTTACGCAACTTTTGCTAATGGCGGTGTGATGCCTAAAGGACATTTGATTACGAAAATTGAAAATGCTAGCGGTCAAGTGATCGCAGAATTTAAACCATCAACCAAGCGCGTGATTAGCCAATCTGTAGCTAACAAAATGACCAGCATGATGCTTGGAACTTTCTCAAACGGTTCTGCGGTCAACGCCAATGCTTATGGTTACACGATCGCAGGTAAGACTGGTACTGTGGAAGCTAACTTCAATGCTGATTTGACCAGTGACCAGTGGGTTATCGGTTATACGCCAGATGTGGTTATTGCACAGTGGATTGGTTATGATTCGACAGATGAAAATCACTACCTGACTGATGCAAGTTCTGGTACAGCGTCGATAATCTTTAGCGCAGTAGCAAGTAGCATTTTGCCATATACTGCGGGAACAGAATTTACCGTTGAAAATGCTTATAGCCAAAATGGTTACGATTTGGTTTACAGCGCTAATGGTCAAACAGCCACAAGCCAATCATCAAGCTCTGATAACATCCTTGATAAGGTTCAAGAATCAGCTCAAAATGCCGGAGATAAGATTGGTCGGGCGGTTAAAGATGCTTGGGATAACTTCTCAAGTTGGTTCAACAAGCAGACTAACTAA
- the rpmG gene encoding 50S ribosomal protein L33, producing the protein MAQKKASLACTECGSRNYSIGVSSNPKPVRLEVNKYCKHCKKYTLHKETR; encoded by the coding sequence ATGGCACAGAAAAAAGCAAGCTTAGCTTGTACAGAATGTGGAAGCCGTAACTACTCTATCGGAGTTAGTAGCAACCCTAAACCTGTACGACTAGAAGTTAATAAATATTGTAAACATTGTAAAAAATACACGCTACACAAAGAAACACGATAA
- the secE gene encoding preprotein translocase subunit SecE, whose protein sequence is MAFIKGVFTILSETTWPDRKQRWKDYISVLEYTAFFTIVIFIFDKLLSLGVMDLLNRF, encoded by the coding sequence GTGGCATTCATTAAGGGAGTATTTACGATTTTAAGTGAAACAACTTGGCCAGATCGTAAACAACGTTGGAAAGATTATATCTCTGTACTTGAATATACAGCATTCTTTACCATTGTTATTTTCATTTTCGATAAATTGCTCTCACTGGGAGTGATGGATTTGTTAAATCGATTTTAA
- the nusG gene encoding transcription termination/antitermination protein NusG, with product MLDSFDKGWFVLQTYSGYENKVKETLLQRAQTYNMLDNILRVEIPTQTVNVEKNGKVKEVEENRFPGYVLVEMVMTDEAWFVVRNTPNVTGFVGSHGNRSKPTPLLEEEIRSILISMGQTVDVIDTNIKPGDVVQIIDGAFAGQEGRVVEIENNKVKLMINMFGTETQAELELYQIAEL from the coding sequence ATGTTAGATTCTTTTGATAAAGGTTGGTTTGTGCTACAAACTTACTCTGGTTACGAAAACAAAGTAAAAGAAACTCTTTTGCAACGTGCACAAACTTACAACATGTTGGACAACATTTTGCGTGTTGAAATCCCAACACAAACTGTTAACGTTGAAAAAAATGGGAAAGTCAAAGAAGTTGAAGAAAATCGTTTTCCAGGTTATGTCTTAGTTGAAATGGTGATGACAGACGAAGCTTGGTTCGTTGTTCGTAACACACCAAACGTTACTGGATTTGTTGGGTCACACGGTAACCGTTCAAAACCGACACCACTTTTGGAAGAAGAAATCCGTTCAATTCTTATCTCAATGGGACAAACTGTTGATGTCATTGACACAAACATCAAACCAGGTGATGTGGTTCAAATCATCGACGGCGCCTTTGCAGGACAAGAAGGACGTGTTGTTGAAATCGAAAACAACAAAGTGAAATTGATGATTAACATGTTCGGAACTGAAACACAAGCTGAATTGGAGCTTTACCAAATCGCTGAATTGTAA
- a CDS encoding patatin-like phospholipase family protein, which yields MAVGLVLEGGGMRGLYTAGVLDTFLDAGIKVNGVVSVSAGALFGVNFLSKQKGRALRYNKKYASNPGYMGLRSWLKTGNVVNKEFAYYKVPMELDIFDEEAFEKSGVPFYVTVTNLSTGKAEYHKVDNVFEQMELLRASSALPLASKIVEWQGNKYLDGGLSDSIPVDFAKSLGFDKLIVVLTRPIDYRKKPSNGRVYKLFYRKYPKFVEVASKRYQHYNDTIEHISNLENEGELFAIRPSQNLEIGRLETNPDKYEEIYQIGVKDTKSIMKQLKDYLAND from the coding sequence ATGGCTGTCGGTTTAGTATTAGAGGGTGGCGGCATGCGCGGTTTGTACACCGCTGGTGTTTTGGATACATTTTTAGATGCGGGAATTAAGGTGAATGGTGTTGTCTCGGTATCTGCTGGGGCCCTTTTTGGAGTGAATTTTTTGTCAAAACAAAAAGGCAGAGCCCTCCGTTACAATAAAAAATATGCCTCAAATCCGGGGTACATGGGACTTCGTTCATGGCTGAAAACAGGAAATGTGGTCAATAAAGAATTTGCCTACTACAAAGTTCCGATGGAACTGGATATTTTTGACGAGGAAGCTTTTGAGAAATCAGGTGTACCTTTCTATGTAACAGTAACTAATTTATCAACAGGAAAAGCTGAGTATCATAAGGTTGACAATGTCTTTGAACAAATGGAGTTACTTCGTGCGAGTTCAGCATTGCCTTTGGCGTCAAAAATCGTTGAGTGGCAAGGCAATAAATACCTTGATGGTGGCCTATCAGACAGTATCCCAGTTGATTTTGCCAAAAGCCTTGGTTTTGATAAATTGATTGTTGTTTTAACACGTCCAATTGATTACCGTAAAAAGCCAAGTAATGGTCGTGTCTATAAACTTTTTTACAGAAAATATCCTAAGTTTGTAGAAGTCGCTTCAAAACGTTATCAACACTATAACGACACCATTGAGCACATTAGCAATTTGGAAAATGAAGGCGAACTTTTTGCCATTCGCCCAAGCCAAAATCTGGAAATCGGACGACTTGAAACCAACCCCGACAAATACGAAGAAATTTACCAAATTGGTGTCAAAGATACCAAATCAATCATGAAACAATTGAAAGATTATTTAGCAAACGACTAA
- the leuS gene encoding leucine--tRNA ligase — MVTYNHKEIEKKWQAYWADNHTFKTGTDADKPNFYALDMFPYPSGAGLHVGHPEGYTATDILSRFKRAQGYNVLHPMGWDAFGLPAEQYAMDTGNDPAEFTAKNIANFKRQINSLGFSYDWDREVNTTDPNYYKWTQWIFTKLYEKGLAYEAEVPVNWVEELGTAIANEEVLPDGTSERGGYPVVRKPMRQWMLKITAYAERLLNDLDDLDWPESIKDMQRNWIGKSTGANVTFKVKDTGKDFTVFTTRPDTLFGATYAVLAPEHPLVEAITTPEQAQAVADYKHQASLKSDLARTDLAKEKTGVWTGSYAINPVNGKEMPIWIADYVLVSYGTGAIMAVPAHDTRDWEFAKQFNLEIIPVLEGGNVEEEAYTEDGLHINSGFLDGLDKAQAIDKMVEWLEAEGVGNKKVTYRLRDWLFSRQRYWGEPIPIIHWEDGTTTAVPEEQLPLVLPVTKDIKPSGTGESPLANLTDWLEVTREDGVKGRRETNTMPQWAGSSWYFLRYIDPHNDEKLADEELLKAWLPVDIYIGGAEHAVLHLLYARFWHKFLYDLGVVPTKEPFQKLFNQGMILGTSYRDHRGALVATDKVEKRDGSFFHIETGEELEQAPAKMSKSLKNVVNPDDVVEHYGADTLRVYEMFMGPLDASIAWSEEGLEGSRKFLDRVYRLLTTKEIVAENNGNLDKVYNETVKAVTEQLEAMKFNTAIAQLMVFVNAANKEDKLFADYAKGFVQLLAPFAPHLSEELWQTLTQSGESISYVAWPTWDEAKLVENDVEIVIQIKGKVRAKLVVPKDSSREELEKLALANDKIQAEIAGKDIIKVIAVPNKLVNIVVK, encoded by the coding sequence ATGGTAACTTATAATCATAAAGAAATTGAGAAAAAATGGCAGGCCTATTGGGCTGATAATCATACGTTTAAAACAGGAACAGATGCTGATAAACCAAATTTTTATGCGTTGGATATGTTCCCTTACCCATCTGGAGCTGGTCTGCACGTAGGACATCCAGAAGGATACACTGCGACTGATATTCTTAGCCGCTTTAAACGTGCTCAAGGTTACAACGTTCTTCACCCAATGGGTTGGGATGCTTTCGGACTTCCTGCCGAACAATACGCAATGGATACAGGTAATGACCCAGCTGAATTTACAGCTAAAAACATTGCAAACTTCAAACGCCAAATCAACTCACTTGGTTTCTCATATGACTGGGATCGTGAAGTGAACACAACTGACCCTAATTATTACAAATGGACTCAGTGGATTTTCACAAAATTATACGAAAAAGGTTTGGCATACGAAGCTGAAGTGCCAGTTAACTGGGTTGAAGAATTAGGTACAGCTATCGCCAACGAAGAAGTGCTTCCTGACGGAACTTCAGAACGTGGTGGTTACCCAGTTGTCCGTAAACCAATGCGTCAATGGATGCTTAAAATCACAGCTTACGCAGAACGTTTGCTTAACGACTTGGATGACCTTGATTGGCCAGAATCAATCAAAGACATGCAACGTAACTGGATTGGTAAATCAACTGGTGCTAACGTTACTTTTAAAGTTAAAGACACTGGCAAAGATTTCACAGTATTTACAACTCGTCCAGATACACTCTTTGGTGCAACTTACGCTGTTTTGGCTCCAGAACACCCACTTGTTGAAGCTATTACAACACCAGAACAAGCACAAGCTGTTGCGGATTACAAACATCAAGCAAGTCTTAAATCTGACCTAGCTCGTACAGACCTTGCTAAAGAAAAAACTGGTGTTTGGACTGGTAGCTACGCTATTAACCCAGTAAATGGTAAAGAAATGCCAATCTGGATTGCTGACTATGTTCTTGTAAGCTACGGAACTGGTGCTATCATGGCTGTTCCTGCCCACGATACACGTGACTGGGAATTCGCAAAACAATTTAACCTAGAAATCATTCCAGTTCTTGAAGGTGGAAATGTTGAAGAAGAAGCTTACACAGAAGATGGACTTCACATCAACTCTGGCTTCCTAGATGGTCTTGATAAAGCGCAAGCTATTGACAAAATGGTCGAATGGCTTGAAGCAGAAGGTGTTGGTAACAAGAAAGTAACTTACCGTCTTCGTGACTGGCTCTTCTCACGTCAACGTTATTGGGGTGAACCAATCCCAATCATCCACTGGGAAGATGGTACAACAACAGCTGTTCCAGAGGAGCAATTACCACTTGTATTGCCAGTAACAAAAGACATCAAACCTTCAGGTACAGGTGAATCACCACTTGCTAACTTGACTGATTGGCTTGAAGTGACACGCGAAGACGGCGTTAAGGGTCGCCGTGAAACCAATACAATGCCACAATGGGCTGGTTCAAGCTGGTACTTCTTGCGTTACATTGATCCACACAACGATGAAAAATTGGCTGATGAAGAGCTTCTAAAAGCTTGGTTGCCAGTTGATATTTACATCGGTGGTGCAGAACACGCTGTACTTCACCTTCTTTATGCTCGTTTCTGGCATAAATTCCTTTATGATTTAGGTGTCGTTCCAACCAAAGAACCATTCCAAAAACTCTTTAACCAAGGGATGATTTTGGGAACAAGCTACCGCGATCACCGTGGTGCACTTGTGGCAACTGACAAAGTTGAAAAACGTGACGGTTCATTCTTCCACATTGAAACTGGTGAAGAACTTGAACAAGCACCAGCGAAAATGTCTAAATCACTTAAAAACGTTGTTAACCCCGATGATGTGGTTGAACATTATGGTGCAGATACACTTCGCGTGTACGAAATGTTCATGGGACCACTTGATGCCTCCATCGCATGGTCTGAAGAAGGTCTTGAAGGCTCACGTAAATTCCTCGACCGCGTCTATCGCTTGTTGACAACAAAAGAAATTGTTGCAGAAAACAATGGCAATTTGGATAAAGTTTACAACGAAACAGTCAAAGCTGTAACTGAACAACTTGAAGCCATGAAATTCAACACAGCTATTGCGCAATTAATGGTATTCGTCAACGCAGCAAATAAAGAAGATAAACTCTTTGCTGACTACGCTAAAGGCTTTGTACAATTGTTAGCACCATTTGCACCACACCTTTCTGAAGAATTGTGGCAAACATTGACACAATCAGGCGAATCAATTTCATACGTTGCATGGCCAACATGGGACGAAGCAAAACTCGTTGAAAACGACGTTGAAATTGTTATCCAAATCAAAGGTAAAGTTCGTGCAAAACTTGTTGTACCAAAAGATTCAAGCCGTGAAGAACTTGAAAAACTTGCTCTTGCTAACGACAAAATTCAAGCAGAAATTGCTGGTAAAGATATTATCAAAGTGATTGCTGTACCTAACAAACTTGTTAATATCGTGGTAAAATAA
- a CDS encoding aldose epimerase family protein, protein MEVKQEIVEIINRQKIEKYTIINDNGVQVGLLTLGATWQEFLVPDDKGGQKNLIIGFDEPSDYLKSPLCAGQSIGRVAGRINQGKVNLDGKEIQLPQNEKGNTLHGGPKGFHKHIWQARVENDIDKATVVMTYNAKESVDGFPGDMLVTARFTLDNDNCFTITYTGKNGGQATLFNPTNHVYFNLGERQDLAHHTFTLAADCYLETRDDLVPTGKFIDVAGTAYDFQTGQNLGEAIADTGGLDDAFLVNASLDKPCGELKDEESGDSVHLYSDRDTWVVYSMGGIPEDIYPARDKGKMAKEFEALALEAQFLPDAINHDGFGDIVLPANTEKTYTIAFEYHKG, encoded by the coding sequence ATGGAAGTAAAACAAGAAATTGTTGAGATAATTAATCGGCAAAAGATTGAAAAATACACTATTATTAATGATAATGGTGTCCAAGTTGGTTTACTAACGCTGGGAGCAACTTGGCAAGAATTTTTAGTGCCAGATGACAAAGGTGGTCAGAAAAATCTTATCATTGGTTTTGATGAGCCAAGTGATTATCTGAAAAGTCCTTTATGTGCAGGTCAATCAATCGGACGTGTTGCAGGGCGTATTAATCAAGGGAAAGTTAACCTTGATGGCAAAGAAATTCAGCTACCACAAAACGAAAAAGGAAACACTCTTCACGGTGGTCCAAAAGGTTTCCACAAACACATTTGGCAAGCAAGAGTTGAAAATGATATTGACAAAGCCACTGTTGTCATGACTTACAATGCCAAAGAAAGCGTTGATGGTTTCCCTGGTGATATGTTGGTAACAGCACGTTTTACGCTGGATAACGACAATTGTTTTACAATCACTTACACTGGTAAAAATGGCGGTCAAGCGACCCTCTTTAACCCAACTAACCACGTTTACTTTAACCTCGGTGAACGCCAAGACTTGGCACACCATACCTTTACTTTGGCTGCTGACTGTTACTTGGAAACACGTGATGATTTGGTGCCAACAGGAAAATTCATTGACGTTGCTGGCACAGCTTATGATTTTCAAACTGGGCAAAACCTTGGAGAGGCTATCGCTGATACAGGCGGGCTTGACGATGCTTTCTTGGTAAATGCTTCGCTTGATAAACCTTGTGGAGAATTGAAAGATGAAGAAAGTGGCGATTCTGTTCACCTTTATTCTGACCGTGATACTTGGGTCGTTTACAGTATGGGTGGTATTCCTGAGGATATTTATCCAGCGCGTGATAAGGGTAAAATGGCTAAAGAATTTGAAGCCTTAGCGCTTGAAGCACAATTTCTCCCAGATGCTATTAATCATGACGGTTTTGGTGATATTGTTCTTCCAGCCAATACCGAAAAGACTTATACTATTGCTTTTGAATATCATAAAGGATAA
- a CDS encoding DUF4649 family protein gives MIEITFLNAVNQERVVTFDSYEEFERSQQACSIDIADYYKVTKVVYNGHVLDYSGNYGNLFYYFLKQDLTQYR, from the coding sequence ATGATTGAAATTACATTTTTAAACGCCGTAAACCAAGAACGAGTGGTGACGTTTGACTCATACGAGGAATTCGAACGTTCACAGCAAGCTTGCTCAATCGATATTGCCGACTATTACAAAGTCACTAAGGTCGTTTATAACGGTCATGTGCTGGATTATTCAGGAAATTATGGCAACCTATTTTACTACTTTTTAAAACAAGATTTAACACAATATCGCTAA
- a CDS encoding FAD-containing oxidoreductase, translating into MKTYDLLVIGFGKAGKTLAAKMSSLGKKVALVEESSSMYGGTCINIGCIPTKTLIHAAENHLTFEQAMAEKEVVTRRLNQKNKANVVNAGVDLYDAKASFVSNKVIKIVAGEDSEQITADTIVINTGAISNRLPIPGLKESKNVFDSTGIQKLETLPQRLGIIGGGNIGLEFASLYANLGSKVTVFETANRILPREEDIVAQLAKEYMEEDGVSFVLNAQINALENDEDDNVILSNHGQKMSFDAVLYATGRKPNITDLGLENTDIVVTDRGAIEVDDYCETSVPNVYAVGDVNGGLQFTYVSLDDYRIVFNKLTGQSDYNASQRNNIPTTLFIKPALARVGLTEKEAAEANLPYKANELMVSAMPRAHVNGNLRGIYKVIVNEKTQDILGATLFGEGAQENINLIKLAMDNHIPYTYIKNQIFTHPTMAENLNDVFNF; encoded by the coding sequence ATGAAAACATATGATTTATTAGTCATTGGCTTTGGTAAAGCTGGAAAGACACTTGCTGCTAAGATGAGTTCTCTTGGCAAGAAAGTTGCTCTTGTTGAAGAAAGTTCTTCAATGTATGGAGGAACTTGTATCAATATTGGCTGTATTCCAACAAAAACATTAATCCATGCAGCTGAAAATCATTTAACATTTGAGCAGGCAATGGCTGAAAAAGAGGTGGTTACGCGTCGATTAAATCAGAAAAATAAAGCCAATGTGGTCAATGCTGGTGTAGATCTTTATGATGCTAAAGCAAGTTTTGTCTCTAATAAGGTTATTAAAATAGTTGCTGGCGAGGATAGCGAACAGATAACAGCTGATACTATAGTGATTAATACAGGCGCCATTTCAAATCGTTTGCCTATCCCAGGATTAAAGGAATCTAAAAATGTCTTTGACAGCACTGGTATTCAAAAATTAGAAACTCTACCACAAAGGTTAGGAATCATTGGAGGGGGTAATATTGGGCTTGAATTTGCCAGTCTTTATGCTAATCTTGGCAGTAAGGTCACTGTTTTTGAGACTGCTAACCGTATTTTGCCACGTGAGGAGGATATCGTTGCGCAGTTAGCAAAAGAATACATGGAAGAAGACGGTGTTTCCTTTGTTTTAAATGCTCAGATAAATGCTTTAGAAAATGATGAAGATGATAATGTTATTTTAAGCAATCATGGTCAGAAAATGAGTTTTGATGCTGTCCTTTATGCGACTGGTCGTAAACCGAATATTACTGACTTGGGACTTGAAAATACAGATATTGTGGTAACAGACCGTGGTGCCATTGAGGTTGATGATTATTGTGAAACTAGTGTTCCAAATGTTTATGCTGTTGGGGATGTCAATGGCGGACTCCAATTTACTTATGTGTCATTGGACGATTATCGCATAGTTTTTAATAAATTAACTGGACAGAGTGATTATAACGCTAGTCAGAGAAATAATATCCCCACTACATTATTTATTAAACCTGCTTTGGCACGTGTAGGTTTAACAGAAAAAGAGGCTGCAGAGGCAAATCTTCCCTATAAAGCAAATGAATTAATGGTTTCAGCTATGCCTAGAGCTCATGTTAATGGTAACCTTCGAGGTATTTATAAGGTTATTGTTAATGAAAAAACACAAGATATTTTAGGAGCAACTCTTTTTGGTGAAGGTGCTCAGGAAAATATAAACCTGATTAAGTTAGCTATGGATAACCATATTCCATATACTTATATTAAGAATCAAATATTTACGCATCCTACTATGGCAGAGAACCTTAATGACGTTTTTAATTTTTGA